Below is a genomic region from Palaemon carinicauda isolate YSFRI2023 chromosome 31, ASM3689809v2, whole genome shotgun sequence.
CCCTGAGAGCGATCCCAACCTAGTTGTAGACAAGTACCAGCATTTGCTGGAGTTAAGATAAAGGATTTGGGTGTTGCAGCATTACCAttagaaaggattatatatatatatatatatatatatatatatatatataaatatatatacatacatatatatatatgcatatatgtgtatatatatgtatatgtatatatatatatatatatatatatatatatatatatttatatatatatatttatatatatatatatatatatatgtgtgtgtgtatgaatatgataataataacaataatgctaaaGGTGACATTTAAAGGTGTCAAAGACAGTTAAACACTACCAAAAAGAAAGAAATTCATATGATAATAATTGTTGCAATAcggtataatttattttatatatatagcgtatatttactgtatatataatgtatataatatatatatatatatgtatatatatatatatatgtatatatatatatatatatatatatatatatatatacacacacatgtatatatatccatatattagtttttgtgtacagtatatggaaaatgACAGAGAAATTGTTCATTGCGAACCAAGTCCGGTAACTCAAATTTATTTCTAGTAAGTAAATATTTGTTATCAATATATGTCTACTTACATTTTGTAATAATACGAAACAACTGAAGTACCATATTTAGTACAGAAAGCTTTATGTAAAGGTAAACTCGCAAGCTGTAATATGAAAAATCAGCTgttttctgtatattattattattattattattatttttattattattattattattattattattattattattattggctaagctacaacccttgttggaaaagcagggttctataagcccaagggctccaacatggaaaataccccagtgaggaaaggaaataaggaaataaattatatgagaagcaatgaatgaataaaataacacattttatgaacagtaacaacattaaaacagatcttttatatataaattatataaagagacttatggcaATGAGTTGTACCACAATTTAGCAGAAATTCTGCTTGAATTTCCTGAACTAATTTTCTGTATTTACGGCAAAACAACATAACATTACTATGCGTATCTtgacccctctccctctctctctccccctccctctccccctccctctccccttctGTAAGATAAGAGGTCAAACGATCTTATCCAAACcattttaaagaagaaaatatacAAGTCGCCTCCGGTTTATCTGAtaactacatattttttttcttttttaataatctcGCCCTTGTCACTGATCTCATCAAAATTCGGCGGTAAATGGGCGGATTTAAGATACAAGCTGTGTGGAAATCTAAAAATacgtcgtgggggggggggggggggatttcctcatgtcgtTCCATAGCTAACAGGCAGGTGGTGGTGCCCAGGCTGACAGATGTACGATAATGGGAAGCCTCGTACGGTATTGATTCCTTACCCTCCACCACTATCAGCTTACCTCCCCCACTTAcctccccccccacccaaaaactaAGGCACCTCCAAACTCCAAACTCCCTGTGACGTAAATTTACCTATGTTAAAAAAACTCATTTGGAGTTTATTATTCATTGCCATTTTTTTATCAttgtctttatttgtttatttacgaaTCTTCTAATTATTATTCATCAATTTTCCTTCGTGTTTAATCCCAGTATGAGACAAGGTCTTAAGGTTTAAAagctattcatgaatggcaggggcaagggactgttacattgctctatcgagcaggacaatgccttagagactgaccatatatacatatgatcagcgcccatggcccctctccacccaagctaggaccaaggaaggccaggcaatggctgctgatgagtatagatctataggctcgcccaaatcccccccccccccatccttagcctacaaggatggtgaggtagcaacgACTAAAGGAACTACCCAGGATTTAgttattgatgttattgttcttaatgtgTTTTGTTATGATtaatcattgcttctcttgtagtttaattatttccttgtttcatttcctctctgggctatttttccccggtgGAGCAAttcggcttatagcagcctgcttttccaaatagggttgtagcatggcttgtGATAGTGATATTAGCTTTTGTCCAGCGCATATTAAGCAAAACGAATACATTGTTTATTGTAACATTCTTTGATTAACAGCAATTACTGTCAATCATATTGATCATGTCTTAATATCTGGTTGGTCTTTCCGATAGTCGTCGGTCCgaattgttgttgttgctttgcTGTTGCTTTGATCTTGCTTTGATGTTgctttgttgttgctgctgttgctttGATCTTGCTTTGATCTTggtttgctgttgctgctgttgctttGCTGTTGCATTGATCTTGCTTTGATGTTgctttgctgttgctgctgttgattTGCTGTTGCATTGATCTTGCTTTGATGTTgctttgctgttgctgctgttgattTGCTGTTGCATTGATCTTGCTTTGATGTTTCTTTGATGTTGCTTTACTGTTGCTGCTGTTGATTTGCTGTTGCATTGATCTTGCTTTGATGTTTCTTTGATGTTGCTTTACTGTTGCTGCTGTTGATTTGCTGTTGCATTGATCTAGCTTTGATGTTGCTGCTGTTGCTTTGATGTTGCTGCTGTTGCATTGATCTTGCTTTGATGTTGCTTTGATGTTGCTGCTGTTGCTTTGATGTTGCTGCTGTTGCTTTGCTGTTGCATTGATCTTGCTTTGATGTTGTTCCTGTTGCTTTGCTATTGCTGCTGTTACTTTGTTGTTTCTTTGCTATTGCTTTGCTTTTGCTGCTGTTGCATTGCTGTTGCATTGCTGTTGCATTGCTGTTGCTGATATTGCTTTGCTGTTGTTTCTGTTGCCTTGCTGTTTCTTTGCTATTGCTTTGCTGTGGCTGCTGTtgctttgttgttgctgttgatgttgttttGCTGTTTCTGCCGTTGCTGCTGTTactttgctgttgctgctgttgctttgctgttgctgttgttactTTACTATTGCTGCTGTTACTTTGCTGTTTCTTTGCTATTgctttgctgttgttgctgttactttgctgttgctgctgttactttgctgttgctgctgttgattTGCTGTTGCATTGATCTAGCTCTGATGTTGCTGCTGTTGCTTTGCGGTTGCTTTGATCTTGCTTTGATCTTGCTTTGTTGTTGCTTTGCTGTTGCTTTGATGTTGCTTTACTGTTGCTGCTGTTGATTTGCTGTTGCATTGATCTAGCTTTGCTGTTGCTGATGTTGCTTTGCTGTTTCTTTGCTATTGCTTTGTTGTTGCTactttgctgttgctgctgttgattTGCTGTTgctttgctgttgctgctgttacTTTGCTGTTGCTGCTGATGTTGCTTTGCTGTTGCTGCCCATGTTGCTTAGCGGTTTCTGCCGTTGCTTTGCTGTGTGGTGGCCCTTGTTCTACGCAGATCTGGCTTAACTTGCTTGCGAGCGCGGATGGGTCGCTTCTCGTCTCAGGCGACTTTTGGCTCTTTGCCGTCTCTGCTTTGTcggtttttctctttttctctttttcttctctattaTCTTTTCGTTGCTTTGTtcagatatattttgtttttggtatTTGACTCTTGCCCGGATTCTTCGAATTTTACTTACTTGTGTAATGGGAAATGGATTTGATTTACAATTACTTTTGGGATTAGGTCAGTCATCAGAGGTATATTGGATTCTTTTggaaattggtatatatatatatatatatatatatatatatatatatatatatatatatatatatatatatatatacacacacaactgcaggaaaaaggtctcaaacatgtcaattcacacaagcatatacatatatatgtatatatatgtatatatatatatatatatatatatatatatatatatatatatatatatatatatatatacaactgcaggaaaaaggtctcaaacatgtcaattcacacaagcatatatgtatgtatatatagtgttatatatatatatatatatatatatatatatatatatatatatatatatatatatatatatatatatactgtatatactcaaaACCATTAAGCTTATGTTGCTAATAAATATCTTATTTCACACTGGTACATTGGTGGGTTATCAGCATTTCGTCGACCCCTCTACAGATGTTGCGCAACTCACCTCTATCTAACGTATGATCTAGCTCTCTATGGATCGTAAGTCTTTTGCTACTCGACGCTCAGGCATTTTTATTATGTCTCCCTCTTCTCATTCTTCTTAGTATTTCTTAATTATTCATCTTTATTACATCGATTCACTCGCATTTTCTTATGGGCCCCTGATTGCCACTGGGCAGAATGTATAATATTCATTCCTTTTGCTTTTTTGGGAAATCCTGCTTTTATAtgttttttcatttgaataatcGTACTTTTAGCTTTTATTCATTGTGAATAATCTTCTTTTCATAAAATCTTCCGTTTTAGTATTTTCAAGTTATACTTCTTTTGAATAATCTTACTTTTAGCTATTCTTCATTATGAATAATCTTCCTTTTATAAAATCTTCCGTTTTTGTATTTTCAAGTTATTCTTCCTTTTGAATAATCTTACTTTTAGTTATTCTTCATTATGAATAatcttccttttttatataatcTTCCGTTTGAATTTTTTATGCTATTCTTCCATTTGAATAATCTTACTTTTAGCTATTCTTTATTATGAATAATCTTCCTTTTATATAATCTTCCGTTTGAATTATTTAAACTATTCTTCCTTTTGAATAATCTTACTTTTAGCTATTCTTCATTATGAATAATCTTCCTTTTATGAAATCTTTCGTTTGAGTATTTTGAAGTTACACTTTCTTTTGAATAATCTTACTTTTAGCTATTCTGCATTATAAATAATCTTCGTTTTATATAATCTTCCGTTTGAATTATTTAAACTATTCTTTCTTTTGAAAAATCTGacatttatttttcacttttctttaacCAATATTATTCTTTGactattattacttttaaacaTTGTTACGTTTACCACCGTactgtactttcttttttgtaaacTTGATCACGatcaaacaaacataaacaaactaacaaacaggcGAAACAGATATGGGTGAATACGTACCCTTCCCAAAATATTAGATTTAATCGAAGGCAATAAAGTATCATTCAGTaattttataacattattattattattattattattattattattattattattattattattattatcgttgttgttgttgttattattgttatttataattattattattataattattattattattattatcattattattattattgttgttgttgttattattattattgttatttataattattattattataattattattattattattattattatttattattattattataatattattattatcattattattattattattattattattattattattattacttacttacttacttgctaagctaaaaccctacatGGCAAaacatggtgctataagcccagaggctccacaaggaaaataccccagtgaggaaaggaaacaaggaaaaatgaaacatctcaagaacattaataatatattttaggtAGTGAATAGTTCACATGTTAATAAAATGTGCATAGTAACAATCTTGAACACTGTCGAAAGTGGCATGATATATAAAGTTAAAGTTTGGTTTAGTTGTCAAAGTTCGTTACTCTCTATGAATACCATTAAAACTTTATGAAGATTAATTACTTGATGTGATGGGTTCACTTTCAGAAATTGCACTGTAAGTGTATATTATCTTGTAGGATTTGGCATGCTGAGATGCACCtgcatatttcatttttaaatgtGGGATTTGTACGTAACCTTAaacacaatgtgtgtgtatatgtatatatattatatatatatatatatatatatatatatatatatatatatatatatatatatatatttatttatatgtgtgtgtgtgtgtgtatatattgtgtatatatatatatatatatatatatatatttatatatatatatatatatattgtatatatattatacatatacgtattctTATTACATTATGTATGTGTGcaggtgtgtatatatttatgtatagtgcTGTATGTGAGTACGGTTAAATAAAGAGGGGTAGCCGGATTACTCTTATATtgaaatgatacacacacacacacacacacacacacacacacacacacacatatatatatatatatatatatatatatatatatatatatatataaatatttatgtatatacatatatgtgcatgtacgtgtgtgtatatttgtgtgtatggttAAAGAGGGAATGAAGGAGAATATTGTGCTTCTAGTAATCCCTTCATTAAAGGGAATAAGATTATTCGTTTGTCGAgattacaaatgtatgtatatatgtatatgtatatatacacacggaaatatttttaattttttcattatctcCTCTATGGTGGTGATGAAAATAATCAGAGAAAATAGAATATGACTATTATTGAAGTAAACCAAAATATCTTAATGCGCTCATCCATTTTGGCATGGGTACTTGGGTGAAAtcatataattcatatacacatacacaccgatTAAGTAGATACAAttatgtaatttagaaaaaaaaaattaatttcattctaAATGACTGTAACAGTTGGCTAAATCGgataataaaaaacaagaaataagaaCAAGTACAATgagaaaagaatatttattttaatgttgttactgttcttaaaatattttatattgttaattactttacttgtaatttccttatttcccttcctctctgtgctatttttccctgtcggagtcgtcgggcttatagcattctgcttttccaactagggttgtagctcagcaagtaataataataataataataataataataataataataataataatcattactattattattattattattattattaatattattatcattaatagcaatgataataataataataataataataataataataataataataataataataataataataatagatagtagataataaatagtaaataaacaataaataatagataatagataatagttgataattaataattaataatttctaaAGGGTTGTAAGGAATATCTGAATCAATGGGCGAAATGTAGAATACTGTAGACTGAGGCAGAATAGGAAGCCAGAGCACTGCATTCTATTTCCCGTAGAcatgttgggggtggggggggggggggaatgttggGCGTTGGGCGGCGTGGGTGGTAAGAGCTGTGCGCGTGGGCACTTTTGGATGTTGCACACCCTTTTGATAGCCCTGAgtttgggcctctctctctctctctctctctctctctctctctctctcgttgaggtaGTTTTTTTTCTTACTACTAAGCGaaaaggttttctctctctctctctctctc
It encodes:
- the LOC137624813 gene encoding ras-interacting protein RIP3-like translates to MQQQINSSNSKATSKQQQSNNKARSKQDQSNRKATAATSELDQCNSKSTAATANKAIAKKQQSNSSNSKVTTATAKQQQQQQSNSSNGRNSKTTSTATTKQQQPQQSNSKETARQQKQQQSNISNSNATAMQQQCNSSKSKAIAKKQQSNSSNSKATGTTSKQDQCNSKATAATSKQQQQHQSNIKARSMQQQQHQSNSSNIKARSMQQQINSSNSKATSKKHQSKINATANQQQQQ
- the LOC137624814 gene encoding uncharacterized protein; translated protein: MIDEEEEEEEGEEEEEVVDKAALDEEEEEEEVVNKAALEEEEEEEEEQRKDNREEKEKKRKTDKAETAKSQKSPETRSDPSALASKLSQICVEQGPPHSKATAETAKQHGQQQQSNISSNSKVTAATAKQQQINSSNSKVATTKQ